A region from the Agrobacterium cucumeris genome encodes:
- the flaF gene encoding flagellar biosynthesis regulator FlaF: MYQFSYAEIMEDGVADAKDRERQALTKSIELLVEAKDSSSQRHTIEALFYTRRVWIRFIEDLKQPDNQLAMELRANLISIAIWILKECELIRKRQSTNFQGIIDVTTIIRDGLK; this comes from the coding sequence ATGTACCAGTTTTCCTACGCCGAAATCATGGAGGATGGTGTCGCAGACGCGAAGGATCGCGAGCGACAGGCGTTGACCAAATCGATCGAACTGCTTGTGGAAGCGAAGGATTCGTCTTCCCAGCGCCATACGATCGAAGCACTTTTTTACACTCGGCGGGTCTGGATCCGCTTCATTGAGGACCTCAAGCAGCCGGACAACCAACTGGCTATGGAGCTGAGGGCCAATCTGATCTCGATCGCGATCTGGATTTTGAAAGAGTGCGAACTGATCCGGAAACGTCAGTCGACGAATTTCCAGGGCATAATTGACGTGACAACCATCATCAGGGATGGACTGAAATGA
- the flbT gene encoding flagellar biosynthesis repressor FlbT, translated as MKSTLRISLKSGEKIFINGAVLRVDRKVALEFLNDVTFLLENHVLQPEQATTPLRQLYFIAQMILINPEGREQSTNMFRKSVSMLLNCFQHDEILAELKRIDGLVASGKAFEALKAIRGLYPTEEKILNNQEMTPATIEQIRKEIAPWR; from the coding sequence ATGAAAAGTACACTTCGAATCTCGCTGAAATCAGGCGAAAAGATTTTCATCAACGGTGCGGTTTTGCGGGTGGATCGCAAAGTGGCGCTCGAATTCCTGAACGATGTCACGTTCCTGCTTGAAAACCACGTGCTGCAGCCGGAGCAGGCGACAACGCCGCTGAGGCAGCTTTATTTCATCGCGCAGATGATCCTCATCAACCCGGAAGGGCGTGAACAGTCTACGAACATGTTCCGCAAGTCCGTGAGCATGCTGCTGAACTGCTTCCAGCATGATGAGATATTGGCGGAACTCAAGCGGATCGACGGGCTGGTTGCCTCGGGCAAGGCTTTTGAGGCGCTGAAGGCCATTCGCGGTCTTTATCCGACTGAGGAAAAAATCCTCAACAATCAGGAAATGACCCCCGCAACGATCGAACAGATTCGCAAGGAGATCGCACCATGGCGGTAG
- the flgD gene encoding flagellar hook assembly protein FlgD has product MAVDAVNSAASNPWANAGASSNDKNAASLNYDSFLKLLIAQMKNQDPTSPMDAGQQMSQLASFSQVEQTIKTNTHLKSMLQAEALTRASDLVGKTVKSADDKVTGVVKEVEVYSDGVVAITEAGDKVLLQAGVSFSNGPIETKPEGGTDSDKPADS; this is encoded by the coding sequence ATGGCGGTAGATGCAGTCAACTCGGCAGCCTCTAACCCCTGGGCCAATGCCGGGGCGAGCAGCAATGACAAGAACGCAGCTTCGCTGAATTACGACAGCTTTCTGAAGCTCCTCATCGCCCAGATGAAGAACCAGGATCCGACCAGCCCGATGGATGCCGGTCAGCAGATGTCGCAGCTGGCAAGCTTCTCGCAGGTTGAGCAGACGATCAAGACCAACACCCATCTGAAGAGCATGCTGCAGGCCGAAGCCCTGACGCGCGCTTCCGATCTGGTCGGCAAGACGGTCAAGAGCGCCGACGACAAGGTCACCGGTGTGGTGAAGGAAGTCGAGGTCTATTCGGACGGCGTTGTCGCCATTACCGAAGCTGGTGACAAAGTGCTGCTGCAGGCCGGTGTGAGCTTCTCGAACGGCCCGATCGAGACTAAACCTGAAGGTGGTACCGATTCGGATAAGCCTGCCGATTCGTGA
- a CDS encoding flagellar biosynthetic protein FliQ produces the protein MNEADALDIMQAAVWTVLVAAGPAVLAAMIVGVAIAFIQALTQVQEMTLTFVPKIVTIMLVLGIAAPFVGAQIALFSNLVFSRVQSGF, from the coding sequence ATGAACGAGGCCGATGCGCTTGATATCATGCAGGCAGCAGTCTGGACTGTTCTCGTCGCGGCCGGTCCGGCCGTTCTGGCCGCCATGATCGTCGGTGTCGCCATTGCCTTCATACAGGCCCTGACCCAGGTTCAGGAAATGACGCTGACATTTGTCCCCAAAATCGTCACGATCATGCTCGTGCTTGGCATCGCCGCCCCCTTTGTGGGTGCGCAGATCGCCCTTTTTTCCAATCTCGTCTTTTCGCGCGTCCAGTCCGGCTTCTGA
- the flhA gene encoding flagellar biosynthesis protein FlhA gives MAQPPVISLPKVSPSMRDIGFALGIIAILCVLFLPIPVMLVDIGLAFSIALSVLILMVALWIQRPLDFSSFPTVLLIATMIRLSLNIATTRVILSHGNEGPTAAGGVIAGFSSLVMSGDFVIGLIVFLILITVNFIVITKGATRIAEVGARFTLDAIPGKQMSIDADLSAGIIDEKEAQRRRRELEEESSFFGSMDGASKFVRGDAIAGLIITAINIFGGIIIGYFRHGMPIGEAADVFVKLSVGDGIVSQIPALIVSLAAGLLVSRGGTAGSTDQAVVNQLSGYPRALMVSAMLMGLLAIIPGLPFLPFIFLGGIMAFGSWYIPRQAEAENALRRQEEANKVLQTTEAEKDSVKQVLKTAEIELALGKQVSTRLLGAHQELAFRVGKMRKKFATQYGFVVPEIKVSDDIMIPEKAYQIRVHGTTIASSNLRVGDVLVVTGAGRKPSIPGDEIREPAFGMPAVSILETFTEDLKREGFHPIDNVSVVLTHLSEVIRNNLPQLLSYKDVKILIDRLDPEYKKLADEICSSHMSYSGLQAVLKLLLAERVSIRNLHLILEAVAELAPHVRKTEQIVEHVRVRMSQQLCGDLADNGVLRVLRLGNKWDMVFHQALKRDQKGEIVEFDIDPRHLEEFSEQASKVIREFMDRGLPFVLVTSPETRSYVRMIIERLFATLPVLSHVELAKGLEIKILGAIS, from the coding sequence ATGGCGCAACCACCAGTCATCTCCTTGCCCAAGGTAAGTCCGAGCATGCGGGATATCGGTTTCGCATTGGGCATCATTGCGATCCTTTGCGTTCTGTTCCTGCCCATTCCGGTCATGCTGGTGGATATCGGGCTGGCCTTTTCCATCGCGCTCTCCGTCCTCATCCTGATGGTGGCACTGTGGATTCAGCGGCCGCTGGATTTCTCGTCTTTCCCGACCGTGTTGCTGATCGCGACGATGATCCGCCTGTCGCTGAACATTGCGACGACGCGTGTCATTCTTTCGCATGGCAACGAGGGACCGACGGCGGCGGGTGGCGTGATTGCCGGCTTTTCCAGCCTTGTCATGTCGGGCGACTTCGTCATCGGTCTGATCGTCTTTCTGATCCTGATCACCGTCAACTTCATCGTCATCACCAAGGGTGCTACGCGTATCGCCGAAGTCGGCGCCCGCTTCACGCTGGACGCCATTCCCGGCAAGCAGATGTCGATCGACGCGGATTTGTCCGCCGGCATCATCGATGAAAAGGAAGCGCAGCGCCGTCGCCGCGAACTGGAAGAGGAAAGCTCCTTCTTCGGCTCAATGGACGGTGCCTCGAAATTCGTCCGCGGCGATGCGATTGCCGGCCTCATCATCACCGCGATCAATATTTTCGGCGGCATCATCATTGGTTACTTCCGCCACGGCATGCCGATCGGCGAAGCGGCGGATGTTTTCGTCAAGCTTTCGGTCGGTGACGGTATCGTCTCGCAGATCCCGGCCCTTATCGTCTCGCTGGCGGCCGGCCTTCTGGTGTCGCGCGGCGGCACCGCCGGCTCCACGGATCAGGCTGTCGTCAATCAGCTGAGCGGTTATCCGCGCGCTTTGATGGTCTCGGCCATGCTGATGGGACTGCTGGCGATTATTCCGGGTCTTCCCTTCCTGCCCTTTATCTTCCTCGGCGGCATCATGGCCTTCGGCAGCTGGTATATTCCGCGCCAGGCCGAAGCCGAAAACGCGCTCCGCCGTCAGGAGGAGGCGAACAAGGTTCTCCAGACCACCGAAGCGGAAAAGGATTCGGTCAAGCAGGTGTTGAAAACCGCCGAGATCGAACTGGCGCTCGGCAAGCAGGTGTCGACCCGCCTGCTCGGGGCGCATCAGGAACTGGCCTTCCGCGTCGGCAAGATGCGCAAGAAATTTGCGACCCAATACGGTTTCGTCGTGCCGGAGATCAAGGTCTCCGACGACATCATGATCCCGGAAAAGGCTTACCAGATCCGCGTCCACGGCACGACCATCGCGTCGAGCAATCTGCGTGTCGGCGATGTTCTCGTGGTGACCGGGGCAGGACGCAAGCCGAGCATTCCCGGCGACGAAATCCGCGAACCGGCCTTCGGCATGCCGGCCGTCTCGATCCTTGAAACCTTCACCGAGGATCTGAAGCGCGAAGGTTTCCATCCGATCGACAATGTCTCTGTCGTGCTGACGCATCTGAGTGAAGTCATCCGCAATAACCTGCCGCAGCTTCTGTCCTACAAGGACGTCAAGATCCTGATCGACAGGCTCGACCCGGAATACAAGAAGCTGGCCGACGAAATCTGCTCGTCGCATATGTCCTATTCCGGTCTGCAGGCGGTTCTGAAACTGCTGCTCGCCGAACGCGTGTCGATCCGCAACCTGCATCTCATTCTGGAAGCCGTTGCCGAACTCGCGCCGCATGTGCGCAAGACGGAACAGATCGTCGAACACGTGCGGGTGCGCATGTCGCAGCAGCTCTGCGGCGATCTCGCCGACAATGGCGTGCTGCGTGTTCTGCGCCTCGGCAACAAGTGGGACATGGTCTTCCATCAGGCGCTGAAGCGCGACCAGAAGGGCGAAATCGTCGAATTCGATATCGATCCCCGCCATCTCGAGGAGTTTTCGGAGCAGGCTTCGAAAGTTATCCGTGAATTCATGGATCGCGGACTGCCCTTTGTCCTTGTAACCTCGCCGGAAACGCGGTCCTATGTGCGCATGATTATCGAGCGACTCTTTGCGACCCTGCCGGTTCTTTCACATGTGGAACTGGCCAAGGGGCTGGAGATCAAGATCCTGGGCGCCATTTCATGA
- the fliR gene encoding flagellar biosynthetic protein FliR, translating to MITDPQGTIIALFLAICRIGACFMTMPGFSSSRISPQIRMLLCVAVSMALLPVLWDTIYPRVSGASQATVVGLIFTEIVIGAMYGLIARFYTLGFQFTGALIGASIGLSAPGGADVIEEVQENQISNFITFGGLLVLFMLDFHHIVLKALVDSYTATPVGALISGQKMLITLTDTLRASFSIMLRLASPFVIYGLMFNVAVGLINKLAPQIPVYFISTPFVLAGGLFMLYLSVAALIRQFVDGFGPVFIGF from the coding sequence ATGATAACCGACCCGCAAGGGACAATTATCGCATTGTTCCTTGCCATTTGCCGTATCGGCGCCTGCTTCATGACCATGCCGGGCTTTTCCAGCTCGCGCATATCACCACAAATCCGCATGCTGCTGTGCGTTGCGGTGTCCATGGCGCTTCTGCCGGTGCTGTGGGATACGATCTATCCGAGAGTCTCCGGCGCAAGCCAGGCCACGGTCGTCGGCCTCATCTTCACCGAGATCGTCATCGGTGCGATGTATGGCCTGATCGCGCGGTTTTATACGCTCGGTTTCCAGTTCACGGGTGCGCTCATCGGCGCCTCCATCGGTCTCAGCGCCCCAGGCGGTGCGGATGTCATCGAAGAGGTGCAGGAAAACCAGATATCCAACTTCATCACCTTCGGCGGCCTGCTGGTGCTGTTCATGCTGGATTTCCACCATATCGTCCTGAAAGCGCTGGTTGATTCCTATACCGCCACGCCGGTCGGGGCGCTTATCAGCGGCCAGAAGATGCTGATCACGCTCACCGATACGCTCAGGGCATCGTTCTCCATCATGCTGCGGCTTGCCAGCCCCTTCGTGATCTACGGCCTGATGTTCAACGTTGCGGTCGGTCTCATCAACAAGCTGGCACCGCAGATTCCTGTTTACTTCATCTCGACGCCTTTCGTTCTGGCGGGCGGTCTTTTCATGCTTTATTTGTCGGTCGCGGCCCTCATCCGTCAGTTCGTGGATGGTTTCGGCCCGGTCTTCATCGGTTTTTGA
- a CDS encoding rod-binding protein, whose protein sequence is MAISVISDLVMDVVRAADPQEVQIAQEKLKANKAAFAATSLADAGKGFGAAVDMLDGASSKAGLGDTNIRSARTEIPETYRKYEASVLQTFVANMLPKDSEEVYGKGNAGEIWKSMMAEQFADTISRNGGVGIAEQAYKDALRKAESKGITDVSMNEKDHNAAIRMVAEFERQVLGVSNDKTDEA, encoded by the coding sequence GTGGCGATATCGGTGATAAGTGATCTGGTGATGGATGTGGTGCGCGCTGCGGACCCCCAGGAAGTACAGATCGCCCAGGAAAAACTCAAAGCGAACAAGGCTGCCTTCGCCGCAACCAGCCTTGCAGATGCGGGCAAGGGCTTTGGCGCCGCCGTTGATATGCTGGATGGCGCCTCTTCGAAGGCGGGCCTTGGCGACACCAATATTCGCTCCGCGCGCACCGAGATTCCTGAGACTTACCGGAAATATGAAGCCTCGGTTCTCCAGACTTTTGTTGCCAACATGCTGCCGAAAGACAGCGAGGAAGTGTATGGCAAGGGTAATGCCGGCGAAATCTGGAAGAGCATGATGGCAGAACAGTTTGCCGACACGATCTCCAGAAATGGCGGCGTCGGCATTGCCGAACAGGCCTACAAGGATGCGTTGAGAAAAGCCGAAAGCAAAGGCATCACCGACGTATCGATGAATGAAAAAGACCATAATGCTGCAATTCGGATGGTGGCGGAGTTCGAGCGGCAGGTCCTCGGCGTTTCCAATGATAAAACGGACGAGGCTTGA